The Amycolatopsis viridis genome window below encodes:
- a CDS encoding ATP-dependent DNA helicase UvrD2, which produces MTKSPTGLLDGLDPEQRAAAAAPRGPVCVLAGAGTGKTRTITHRIAHLIAAGHVAASQVLAVTFTARAAGEMRTRLRALGVDGAQALTFHAAARRQLRYFWPRVVGDRMWDLLDGKLRLVAQAAQRSRISSDTEVLRDLANEIEWAKASLIGPDDYPAQAARLQRDTPLQAAQVAEVYRKYEEVKNAARMLDFDDLLLHTTAALEENADVAREFRDRYRCFVVDEYQDVTPLQQRLLDAWLGGRDDITVVGDANQTIYSFGGASPRPLLDFTRRFPEATVVRLERDYRSTPQVVALANKVIGAARGRPAGSRLKLIGQRPDGPEPRFAEFDDEPTEAGAVAGRVRQLLDSGVPASEIAILYRVNAQSEVYEQALTDLRIPYLVRGGERFFERREVRQAMVALRTAAGDPPPGELVPAVRAVLARVGLTEQPPAGGAAKERWDALLALVELAEELVSTAEDVSLGRYVAELEQRAAAQHPPTVEGVTLASLHAAKGLEWDAVFLVGLAEGTVPIQRADGDEAAIEEERRLFYVGVTRAREHLWLSWSLSRHPGGRRHRRRSRFLYGLVPDEHPAARVLRRQPATRTKPSCRMCGEQLANTLEVKLGRCARCPSDLDEGLLDRLKEWRAERARELKVPPFVVFTDATLVAIAEQRPDDPRGLVSISGIGPTKVQRFGDEVLSLLRRQRS; this is translated from the coding sequence GTGACCAAGTCCCCGACGGGCCTGTTGGACGGGCTGGACCCCGAGCAGCGTGCCGCCGCCGCAGCCCCCCGCGGACCGGTCTGCGTCCTGGCCGGCGCCGGCACCGGCAAGACCCGCACCATCACCCACCGCATCGCGCACCTGATCGCGGCCGGGCACGTCGCCGCGAGTCAGGTGCTCGCGGTCACCTTCACCGCGCGCGCGGCGGGGGAGATGCGGACCCGGCTGCGCGCGCTGGGGGTCGACGGCGCGCAGGCCCTGACGTTCCACGCGGCCGCCCGGCGCCAACTGCGGTACTTCTGGCCGCGGGTGGTGGGCGACCGGATGTGGGACCTGCTCGACGGCAAGCTGCGGCTGGTCGCGCAGGCGGCGCAGCGCTCGCGGATCAGCAGCGACACCGAGGTCCTGCGGGACCTCGCGAACGAGATCGAGTGGGCGAAGGCGTCGCTGATCGGCCCGGACGACTACCCCGCGCAGGCCGCCCGCCTGCAGCGGGACACCCCCCTGCAGGCCGCGCAGGTCGCCGAGGTCTACCGCAAGTACGAAGAGGTCAAGAACGCGGCCCGCATGCTCGACTTCGACGACCTCCTGCTGCACACCACGGCCGCGCTGGAGGAGAACGCCGACGTCGCGCGCGAGTTCCGCGACCGGTACCGGTGCTTCGTCGTGGACGAGTACCAGGACGTCACGCCGCTGCAGCAGCGGCTGCTCGACGCGTGGCTCGGCGGCCGTGACGACATCACGGTCGTCGGCGACGCGAACCAGACCATCTACTCCTTCGGCGGCGCCTCGCCACGGCCGCTGCTCGACTTCACCCGCCGGTTCCCGGAGGCGACGGTGGTCCGCCTGGAGCGGGACTACCGGTCCACACCGCAGGTCGTCGCACTCGCCAACAAGGTGATCGGTGCCGCGCGCGGCCGCCCGGCGGGCTCCCGGCTGAAGCTGATCGGGCAACGGCCGGACGGTCCGGAGCCGCGGTTCGCGGAGTTCGACGATGAGCCGACGGAGGCCGGTGCGGTCGCCGGTCGGGTCCGGCAGCTGCTCGACTCGGGGGTGCCGGCGAGCGAGATCGCGATCCTGTACCGGGTGAACGCGCAGTCGGAGGTCTACGAGCAGGCGCTGACGGACCTGCGGATCCCGTACCTGGTCCGGGGCGGGGAGCGGTTCTTCGAGCGCCGCGAGGTCCGGCAGGCGATGGTCGCGTTGCGCACGGCCGCGGGCGACCCGCCGCCGGGGGAGCTGGTGCCGGCGGTGCGTGCGGTGCTGGCGCGGGTCGGGCTCACCGAGCAGCCGCCGGCGGGCGGCGCGGCGAAGGAGCGGTGGGACGCGCTGCTCGCGCTGGTCGAACTGGCGGAGGAGCTGGTGTCCACCGCCGAGGACGTGTCGCTGGGCCGCTACGTGGCGGAGCTGGAGCAGCGCGCGGCGGCGCAGCACCCGCCGACCGTCGAGGGGGTCACGCTCGCGTCGCTGCACGCGGCGAAGGGCCTGGAGTGGGATGCGGTGTTCCTGGTCGGGCTGGCCGAGGGCACGGTGCCGATCCAGCGCGCGGACGGCGACGAAGCGGCGATCGAGGAGGAGCGGCGGCTGTTCTACGTCGGGGTGACACGGGCGCGGGAGCACCTGTGGTTGTCGTGGTCGTTGTCGCGGCACCCGGGCGGGCGCCGGCACCGGCGGCGCAGCCGGTTCCTGTACGGGCTGGTGCCCGACGAACACCCCGCCGCACGGGTGCTGCGTAGGCAACCGGCCACCCGGACGAAGCCGAGCTGCCGAATGTGCGGTGAGCAGCTGGCGAACACGCTGGAGGTCAAGCTCGGCCGCTGCGCGCGGTGCCCGTCCGACCTGGACGAGGGCCTGCTCGACCGGTTGAAGGAGTGGCGGGCGGAGCGGGCGCGGGAGCTGAAGGTGCCCCCGTTCGTCGTCTTCACGGACGCCACGCTGGTCGCGATCGCCGAACAACGCCCCGACGACCCACGCGGATTGGTTTCGATCTCCGGCATCGGCCCCACCAAGGTCCAACGCTTCGGCGACGAGGTGCTGTCCCTGCTTCGCCGGCAGCGCTCCTGA
- a CDS encoding DUF4191 domain-containing protein, with the protein MAGKQDKEAAKQAKAERRAESKAKRGQIWEAFKMQRREDKALIPWLLGAFLVVVAVFVVVGLLLDMLWVLLPLGIVLGVIAAMIIFGRRVQRTVFGKAEGQPGAAGWALDNLRGRWKVTQTVAATTQLDAVHRVLGGPGVVLVGEGAPHRVRNLLAQEKKRVARLVGDTPIYEVVVGNDEGQVPLRRLSAHMMKLPRNLRPPQVDALEAKLAALGNRGGAAMPKGPIPQGAKMRSVQRVIKRR; encoded by the coding sequence ATGGCGGGAAAGCAGGACAAAGAGGCTGCCAAGCAGGCCAAGGCGGAACGGCGCGCCGAGAGCAAGGCCAAGCGTGGCCAGATCTGGGAAGCGTTCAAGATGCAGCGCCGGGAGGACAAGGCGCTGATCCCCTGGTTGCTCGGCGCGTTCCTGGTCGTGGTGGCCGTGTTCGTCGTGGTCGGGCTGCTCCTGGACATGCTGTGGGTCCTGCTGCCGCTGGGCATCGTCCTCGGCGTGATCGCCGCGATGATCATCTTCGGCCGCCGGGTCCAGCGCACCGTCTTCGGGAAGGCCGAGGGCCAGCCCGGAGCCGCCGGCTGGGCACTGGACAACCTGCGCGGCCGCTGGAAGGTCACGCAGACGGTCGCCGCCACCACCCAGCTCGACGCCGTGCACCGCGTGCTCGGCGGGCCGGGCGTGGTGCTCGTCGGCGAGGGCGCCCCGCACCGCGTGCGGAACCTGCTCGCGCAGGAGAAGAAGCGCGTGGCCCGGCTCGTCGGCGACACCCCGATCTACGAGGTCGTGGTCGGCAACGACGAGGGCCAGGTCCCGCTGCGGCGCCTGTCCGCGCACATGATGAAGCTGCCGCGCAACCTGCGTCCCCCCCAGGTGGACGCGCTGGAGGCCAAGCTCGCCGCGCTCGGCAACCGCGGTGGCGCGGCGATGCCGAAGGGCCCGATCCCGCAGGGCGCGAAGATGCGCAGCGTGCAGCGTGTCATCAAGCGCCGCTGA
- a CDS encoding class I SAM-dependent methyltransferase, whose protein sequence is MGAHTHDDIDWAERIPALRRADDLHAPVYAEVAARLIGQLGDQPVVVDAGSGAGGMSAAFAAELTRRGGGTLVLVDAVPALLDVAETVAEAAVERVRANLDLSTSSNNSPGTSPDGRARTVPDVAGRERAETEQARAELDGAAVAATVGRAHPGVDAVSAAALTGQVRIERVHADVASTGLGQLVPAADLVWAAAMVHHLPDQQAGVSGLVTGLKPGGMLALAEGSPPTYCLPWDLGIGEPGLERRLLAAHDRWFGQMRAGMPGAVGMPYGWNIALAKAGLERVGSFSHLIDRPAPPDENVREYVLEHIEGLGSGGDELVTQEDRDTLRRLLDRAGPHYLGKRDDLYVLGTQTVHFGFRP, encoded by the coding sequence ATGGGCGCACACACGCACGACGACATCGATTGGGCCGAGCGAATTCCGGCCTTACGCCGTGCCGATGACCTCCATGCACCGGTGTACGCGGAGGTCGCCGCCCGCCTGATCGGGCAGCTCGGTGATCAGCCGGTCGTCGTCGATGCCGGCAGCGGAGCCGGCGGGATGAGTGCGGCGTTCGCCGCCGAGCTCACCCGCCGCGGTGGCGGAACGCTCGTTCTTGTCGACGCAGTACCCGCTTTGCTCGACGTCGCCGAGACCGTCGCCGAGGCGGCCGTCGAACGTGTCCGAGCGAATCTGGATTTGTCGACGTCGTCGAACAACTCGCCAGGGACATCCCCAGACGGTCGGGCCAGGACTGTTCCGGACGTAGCCGGCCGGGAACGAGCTGAGACCGAGCAAGCACGAGCAGAGCTTGACGGCGCCGCCGTGGCGGCGACTGTCGGGCGTGCTCACCCCGGGGTCGACGCTGTCTCCGCTGCCGCGCTCACCGGGCAGGTTCGGATCGAGCGCGTGCACGCGGATGTCGCGTCCACCGGCCTCGGTCAGCTCGTCCCGGCCGCGGATCTGGTCTGGGCCGCCGCTATGGTGCATCACCTCCCTGATCAACAAGCCGGGGTGTCCGGCCTCGTCACCGGGCTCAAACCGGGTGGCATGCTCGCCCTCGCCGAGGGCAGCCCACCCACCTACTGCCTGCCCTGGGATCTCGGGATCGGAGAACCGGGGCTCGAGCGTCGCCTGTTGGCGGCTCATGATCGCTGGTTCGGGCAAATGCGTGCCGGCATGCCGGGTGCGGTCGGAATGCCGTATGGCTGGAACATCGCCCTGGCCAAGGCGGGGCTGGAACGTGTCGGCTCGTTCAGCCACCTCATCGACCGGCCGGCGCCGCCGGACGAGAATGTCCGGGAGTACGTGCTCGAACACATCGAAGGGCTCGGTTCGGGCGGCGACGAACTCGTGACACAGGAAGATCGGGACACCCTGCGTCGTCTGTTGGACCGCGCCGGCCCGCATTACCTGGGCAAGCGGGACGATCTCTACGTGCTCGGTACGCAGACGGTCCATTTCGGATTCCGGCCATGA
- a CDS encoding WhiB family transcriptional regulator, whose protein sequence is MSSAIAFASEKALTDELTLPGSGIGELFDAVASPDADLPCRSGDADLWFAESPADLELAKSRCADCPIRNACLSGALARREPWGVWGGEIFERGVVVARKRPRGRPRKNPVETPVAGKRVERVNRTDQQSAAA, encoded by the coding sequence ATGTCATCGGCAATCGCCTTCGCGTCAGAGAAGGCGTTAACCGACGAACTCACCCTTCCGGGATCCGGGATCGGTGAGCTTTTCGACGCCGTGGCCTCACCTGATGCGGACCTGCCCTGCCGGTCGGGTGACGCCGACCTGTGGTTCGCGGAGTCACCGGCGGATCTGGAGCTGGCCAAAAGCCGGTGCGCCGACTGCCCGATCCGGAATGCGTGCCTGTCCGGTGCGCTCGCCCGGCGGGAGCCCTGGGGGGTTTGGGGAGGCGAGATCTTCGAGCGCGGTGTCGTGGTCGCCCGTAAGCGGCCGCGGGGTCGTCCTCGTAAGAACCCGGTGGAAACGCCCGTTGCGGGGAAGCGCGTCGAGCGCGTCAACCGCACTGACCAGCAGAGCGCAGCCGCATGA
- a CDS encoding RDD family protein, whose translation MARWTGEWLSGPRPGADAGDPPRWRGERLGLPEQGIGSVAGGGSRLLGLVIDLVVASLLTSLFIRPDLQDTATMQSYNLWSIGVWAVVTVVPASFFGFTPGMFATGIRVARLDGAQMVGVPRAIVRAALTFVIIPAAIRNADGRSWLDRLTGTVVVRMR comes from the coding sequence GTGGCGAGATGGACCGGTGAGTGGCTGTCCGGACCCCGGCCGGGCGCGGACGCCGGGGACCCCCCGCGCTGGCGCGGGGAACGGCTCGGGCTCCCCGAGCAGGGGATCGGTTCGGTCGCCGGCGGCGGTTCCCGCCTGCTCGGGCTGGTGATCGACCTGGTCGTCGCGTCCCTGCTGACGTCGCTGTTCATCCGGCCCGACCTGCAGGACACGGCCACGATGCAGTCCTACAACCTGTGGTCGATCGGGGTGTGGGCGGTCGTCACGGTCGTGCCGGCGTCGTTCTTCGGCTTCACCCCGGGCATGTTCGCGACCGGGATCCGCGTCGCCCGGCTGGACGGCGCGCAGATGGTCGGCGTGCCCCGGGCGATCGTCCGCGCGGCCCTCACCTTCGTGATCATCCCCGCCGCGATCCGCAACGCCGACGGCCGCAGCTGGCTCGACCGGCTCACCGGAACCGTGGTCGTCCGGATGCGCTGA